TCAGCAGCTCGAAGACGGTTCCCTCGTAGTCCACCTTAATGTACTGCGGCTTGTAGCTTACGGTGAGCGTCCAGTCGACCTCACCCTCCGTTGGTTTTTCAACACCGGCGAGCATCTTAACGAAGGTGGTCTTTCCTATTCCGTTGGGGCCCACTATGCCGACGACCTCTCCGACGTAGAGGGTTCCCCCCTCGGCCTCAAGCCGGAAGCTTCCATAGTCCTTTACCAGCCTCGGGTACTCAACCAGTATCTCACCATCCTGGCTCTTCCTCTCGCTCTTCTTGGTGAAGCTGACCTCATACGGCCTGAAGCGAACGTTCTCGTCGCGGAGGTAGCCGCGCAGGAATTCATTTATGCCGTTGCGCGTGCTCTTGGGCTGGGAGAATATACCGTACGCCCCGGGCTTTCCGTAGACCACGTGGATTATGTCGCTCATGTAGTCGAGAATCGCCAGGTCGTGCTCGACAGTCAGAACAGCCTTTCCGGAGTCGGCAAGCTTGCGAATTATTCTGGCGACCCGGAGGCGCTGCCTTATGTCGAGATAGCTTGAGGGCTCATCGAAGAAGTAGAAGTGGGCCTGCCTGAGCATCGCGGCCGCTATGGCCACGCGCTGCAGCTCACCGCCTGACAGCTGCCGTATATCCCTGTCAAGGACGTTCTCAAGCTCAAGCTCTCTGACCACATCATCGAATTTGCCCGCCTCGTCGGCCTTCTTCAGCAGGTCCCTGACCTTGCCCTTTACCGCCTTTGGTATCAGGTCAACGTACTGCGGCTTGACAACCGGCCTTATCTCGCCTTTCTTCAGCCTCTCGAAGTAGTTCTGAAGCTCGTTCCCGCGGAAGGCTTTTATGACGGCGTCCCAGTCATCGTTGTCGCCGCAGAGGTTCGGGACGATCTGGCCCGAGAGGACTTTGACCGCCGTCGTCTTACCGGTTCCGTTGGGGCCCAGTATTCCAACGACCATTCCGTCCTTGACGACCGGCAGGCGGTAGAGGACGAAGGCGTTTATCCCATAGCGGTGGACACAGCCCTCCTCAAGCTCCTCCGGAAGGTTGACTATGGTTATTGCGTTGAATGGACACTTGTGCACACAGATTCCGCAA
This sequence is a window from Thermococcus sp.. Protein-coding genes within it:
- a CDS encoding ribosome biogenesis/translation initiation ATPase RLI, coding for MRIAVIDYDKCNPDKCGNFLCERVCPVNRMGGEAIIIDEENYRPVIQEASCTGCGICVHKCPFNAITIVNLPEELEEGCVHRYGINAFVLYRLPVVKDGMVVGILGPNGTGKTTAVKVLSGQIVPNLCGDNDDWDAVIKAFRGNELQNYFERLKKGEIRPVVKPQYVDLIPKAVKGKVRDLLKKADEAGKFDDVVRELELENVLDRDIRQLSGGELQRVAIAAAMLRQAHFYFFDEPSSYLDIRQRLRVARIIRKLADSGKAVLTVEHDLAILDYMSDIIHVVYGKPGAYGIFSQPKSTRNGINEFLRGYLRDENVRFRPYEVSFTKKSERKSQDGEILVEYPRLVKDYGSFRLEAEGGTLYVGEVVGIVGPNGIGKTTFVKMLAGVEKPTEGEVDWTLTVSYKPQYIKVDYEGTVFELLSKIDAGKLMNSFYKTELLNPLGIPDLYDKKLNELSGGELQRVAITACLIRDADLYLLDEPSAHLDVEQRLAVSKAIHSLMAKNEKTALIVEHDVMMVDYLSDRLIVFEGEPGRSGRALQPMGMREGMNRFLASVGITFRRDPETGRPRANKEGSVKDREQKERGEYYYVSA